The genomic DNA GTGACCGCGTCCATGAGCGCTTCAGCATCCACCCAAACCACCGAACCCACAGCCTGCATCAGCGCTGCAACACGTTCACGTTCTGCTGACGAAGCTGATGAGGCAAAGCACGCCGTGATTCCCTCCCCGACCGCTGATGGTGTGTTGGGCATCGCCCGGACGACCGTTGACCGCGGAAGAGCGGCCCTGAGCGTGCTGGATCGCACGCCTGCCGCAATCGATACAACGACAAGATTATCGCGATCCAGAGCTTTAACGGATGCCAGCGCGCTCGCCATGATCTGGGGCTTTACGGCAAGCAGGATAATCGATGGCTTTTTGATCCCAGCGCTCTCAACCGAAACGCAAACGTCGACCCCTTTGTCTATCCAGGTGCCTCCGCCCTGGGCGAAGATCGGGTCAACAAGTGTAATCTCACCGGCTCGATATCCGCGAGCCAACCAGCCGTCGACCATGGCGGAGCCCATCTTCCCCGCTCCGATCACCATGATGGGCTGGATGCTATGAGCCGATGAACCGGCGCCCCCGGTCATGCCTTGCTAGGCCTCGCCAGCCGTCTCAAACAGAGCGTCGGAAAGGGCGTCTTGCGCGTTTTTTCCAGCCCAGACGACATATTGAAAGGCCTCGTAGTACCGTTCGCAGGTATCAACTGCAGCCTCCAGCATGCAGGCGCATTGCTGGGAATTTGCATCTGCCCCACCGCTGAGCAAAAGGGTTGCCCGGAAAATAATTGCTGATTGTTCACGCCAAAGATCAAAGTGGCCAAGCCACAGCTGTTCATTAACCAGCGCGAGCAGCTTTGTGACCTCAGCCAGCCGGGTTGTTGGCACCTTAAGGTCGAAACCACACGCGAGGTGCAAGGCCTCGTTCTCTTCCATCCAAGAGAACGACACGTGGTAAGGGGACCACGATCCCTCAACGGAGATGGTGATTTCGTGATCGCTCGAACGCTCAAATGCCCACTCGTTAAGAGAAGCAAGCTGTTCCACCACATCAACAGGGTGAACCAAGCGATCAAGCTCGAGATCGGCAAGCGACATGCACACTATCCTTCCGGCCCGCTAGAAGGCTGGTATTTGGCGCAACCGGATCGTCAGATGCCAATTGAGCGCCAACAAACGAGCGGATCGCTGCGCGAACACCGCCCGAATCTTTTTACAGTTTGGAGTATAGCTTTACGGCAAAGCCGCGGCACCAGCCACGCAAGCCAGGCGCCTGACTTATCCGTGAACAATTCCACCTTATCGTGTGGAACACCGCGCCAACTGGGCGTTTGCAAGCGATTTAGCGCGTTGATTAACCTGCTTTTTCGCTTAGTTTCGCTTCAAGCGCGTCAACGCGTTTGGCAAGTTCCACGTTTTCTTCGCGCAGGGTCGTCAGCATATCGCGAAGTGTCTCAATGTCTTCTTCGCGAGCGAGATCCATCGTCGCCAGAGCCCGCTCCATCTGACCCCGCGCGACAGTTTCAACCTCGCGGCGCACGCCGTCAGCCAGCCCTGCCGCATCTGTCATCAGGCGGCCAAGATCGTCGAGCAGTCGGTTGTTGGGTCCTGTCATCGATTTCAGTCCTTCTAAAGACGGGTTCGTATGCCAAGCACGACACACATGACTTTCACGTATTTGATATGGTTTGCGCCTGTCGATCATGCAAGACGATTGACAGGTCGCACAAGCGGGCATGCGGCCACAGCCCATGTAATGTCCTTGCAGGCCTGAGCCAAACAACCAACGGTTTGAAGGAAGAGAAACGCTGTCCCTTACGACCTTACCCGCGATCGCATTTCCGGTCATTGACCCAGTTCTGATCCAAATTGGTCCCCTCGCCATTCGTTGGTACGCCCTGGCCTATATTGCAGGCCTTGTTGGCGGGTGGTGGTATGTGCGCCGTTTGGTGCGGCGGCCGTCTTTATGGGCCAAATCAGCCGCACCCTACACGCCGGCGGATATCGATGACTTCCTGACTTGGGCAACGCTCGGGGTCATTATCGGCGGACGGCTTGGTTACGTGTTGTTTTACGAGCCCGACCGGTTCCTCGCCGAGCCCGCCGCCATTTTATATGTCTGGCAAGGTGGAATGGCGTTCCATGGCGGTCTGCTGGGCGTGATCGTTGCGATGATCGCCTTCGCGCACAACCGGGGCCAAAGCGCGCTGAGCCTGTTTGATGTCATCGGGGCGGCAGCGCCGATTGGCCTGTTCTTTGGACGCATCGCCAATTTCATCAACGCGGAACTATGGGGCCGTCCGACCGACCTGCCTTGGGGGATGGTATTTCCGACCGCAGACGAGCAGCCGCGCCATCCTAGCCAGCTTTATCAAGCGTTTGGGGAAGGGTTGGTGCTGTTTGCTATTTGTGCCGTCGCCATCGCGCTTGGCGGTCTCAAGAAGCCCGGTCTTGTCGGCGGCCTGTTTACCGCAGGGTATGGCTCCGCCCGATTTCTTGCCGAATACGTGCGGGCGTTTGACCCGCAAATCGGGTTGCTGTTCGGCGTGCTTACGATGGGACAGCTACTGTCACTGCCAATGATAGCGGTTGGGCTACTCATGATTGCATCAGCCCAACGCCGCACCTCCCATGAACCCGCTTGATGCACTCATCAGCACAGAGATTGAAACGACCGGGCCGATAACGGTCGGCCGATACATGCAGCTTTGCTTAAGCCACCCCAAGTATGGCTACTACACAAGCAAGCAGCCGCTCGGGGCACAAGGCGATTTCACCACCGCACCTGAGATCAGCCAGCTGTTCGGGGAGCTGGTGGGCGTTTGGCTTGTCACCGTCTGGCGCGCACTCGGCCAGCCAAGTCCGTTTGCATTGGTCGAGTTGGGACCGGGTCGCGGAACACTGATGGCCGATATCCTTCGGGCGGTAGCGGTCGACCGCGCATTTACTGATGGTTGCAAGGTCCACCTGGTCGAACTGAGCAAACCCCTTCGCGACCTTCAGTCCAAAACACTGCAAAGCTCTTCGATCGCGCCCACATTCCACAGCGACATCGCTTCACTTCCCAAGCTGCCAACTCTCTTCGTGGCAAACGAGTTTTTCGATGCCCTGCCGACCAACCAGTGGGTGCGAACAGACAGGGGCTGGAATGCCAGAAAGATCGGCCTGGACGCGGACAACAAGCTTACCTTCGGTGTTGATCCAACGCCGTTGCCAGCCCCACCAAAGCTCATTCGAGAAAACGCGGCGCTTGGTACGATCGTCGAACACAGCCCGGCGCAAGACACTATCATGGGTATGATGGCAGATCGCATCGTCCGCTACGGGGGGGCCGCTCTGATCACCGATTATGGCAGCTTGAGCACCGGTTTCGGGGACACGCTGCAAGCCGTCCGAATGCATCGACCTGCTGATCCGCTAGACGATCCTGGAGCATCTGATCTGACAACCCAAACCGACTTCGGCCATTTGCGCAGCAAGGCGATTGATGCTGGCGTTCGAACGACAGCTTGGTCCGCCCAAGGGGACTTCCTGATCGCGATGGGACTTTTGGAACGGGCGGGGGTGCTGGGCGCCAACGCCGGCCCCGAGGAGCGCGACGCCATAAGCGCTGCGGTGGAGCGGCTTGCATCGGATGCGGCGATGGGCAAGCTATTCAAGGCCATGGCCCTCGCCAGCAAAGAAATCCACTTACCTGGCCTTATTGTTGTCAACGACTAACGGAGTACATTCGGTCATATGAACGCGACTCCGCCATATCTGACCGCGCCTACCTTCGAGCCAATCCAGGGGGTTCGGCACGCCTTCTTCACGCGGCAAGGCGGAGTTTCGGATGGACTTTACGCAAGCTTGAACGGCGGCATCGGTTCAAACGATCGACGAAGCAAAGTCTTGGAAAACCGAGAGCGCATGAAAGCAGCTTTGGGCGGCGAGGCGCTGCTTACAGTCTATCAGCACCACAGCACGACCAGCATACGGACCGCTGCGGCGTGGGAAGCGGGATGCGCACCGCGCGCGGACGCCATCGTGACCGCAAAACCTGGACTTGTCGTCTGCGCTCTGGCGGCCGATTGCGGCCCAGTGTTGTTTGCCGACCCCCATGCAAAAGTTGTCGCGGCCGCTCATGCCGGTTGGAAAGGCGCCCTTGATGGGGTGTTGGAAGCAACTCTCGAAGCGATGGAAGCGGAGGGGGCAACACGAGATCGGATCATCGCCGTACTTGGTCCATGCATCAGCCGGAACGCCTACGAGGTCGGGCCGGAGTTCAAAGCGCGTTTTGTGAGCGCGAATATCGCGAATGACCGGTTTTTTGAACCGTCGCAGCGCGCGAACCATTCCATGTTTGATCTGCCCGCCTACATCCTCGCGCGACTGCAAGCAGCTGGCGTAGCAGCTTCAACGCTGGACCGATGCACGTATGGCGAACCTGACCTGTTCTACAGCTACAGACGCTCCACCCATCAACGCGAACCCGATTACGGCCGGCTGGTTAGCGCCATCATGTTGACATAGGCACCCGCAATAGGGCCAAAACGATTGTTGTTGGACATCCAGCGCAACCGCGCGCCGTAGAAGCCTGTGTACCATGCGTTTTTTCTTCCTCTCCGTCGGTCTGCTCGCGCTTACCGCTTGTGCGTCGGTTGAGGGTCCAGGTTCACTCGGTCGTGTGGGGGCAAGCAGCCCTGCCACCACTCAGCCGCCGGTCGCGCAGACAGCGCCCTTACCCGCACCGGTCTCGTCGCAAGCACTCAACACACCCGGGCAAGCAGCGCCGAGCCTTTACAGCAATCAGATTGGTGCCGAAGGCGCTGAGTCGATCTTCGCATCACCCGGTCAGCCATCTGGCGATCCACTCGTCAGCCCGCAAGTCAACGCAGGGGTGTCATCTCAGTCTTCCGGTTTGACCTTGGAAGATTTCTCAAGCATCGATCCTCGTCTCGTGCCAGAAAACGACCCTTTTGCTGACGAACGTGAGGCGCAAACCCTGAATACGCTAGGCGCCAACACCTTCGGGGACGGGACGCAGCGATCCATGGAAGACTCAGTTGAGCAAAGTCTCACTGGACAGGCGACCCCTGGACTTCTGCAGCCGGCAAGGCCCCAGTATCCCCGCGCTTCGCTGGCGCCGATTTCAAGCGCGCCAGAACCACAGTCCACCCAGCTTTTCGATGCGTTAGACGATGTGATGTTCGAAGGTGGTATGCAACTCGCGTTTTTTGGCGATGACACAGCCCAGTTTGTGGTGCGCTCGCAACTAAGCGCCATACCGTCAGATACGAGCACCCAAGTCTTGTACACCTTTGACGTTTTTGACGCGCGGGGGACGCTGCGCCACCGCGTGGTTGGCAGTTTGGCGGTTCCACAATCTGGCCCCAATGGATGGGATTTCGTCAATCCAGCAGCCATTACGACGATCGCGCGCGACGTTGGGGGTCAGTTGCTGCCGTGGTTCCGGTTAAATCCACAGGGATAAGGGCCAAGCGCGGCGAGAGAAAACCCGCCAATCGGTTTATGGACTCTCGCGGCACGCTTGATTAAAGGCACCCCCAAGCGGCTCGCGCAGGATGACATTTTCATGAAACTTGTATCTGGCAACTCAAACTTGCCCCTGTCGCACGCTATTGCCAACTATTTGGATGCATCGCTTTGCAAAGCGGACGTCAGACGCTTCGCAGACCTCGAGATTTTCGTCGAGATCGAGGAGAACGTTCGCGGCGAAGACGTCTTTGTGCTCCAGTCGACCAGTTTCCCGGCAAACGACAACCTGATGGAGTTGCTGATCCTAATCGACGCGCTTCGTCGATCCTCGGCCAAACGGATTACCGCCGTCATCCCCTATTTCGGTTATGCCCGGCAAGATCGACGGACGGCGGGCCGAACACCAATATCCGCCAAACTCGTCGCCAACCTGATCACCGAAGCCGGCGCCGATCGTGTGCTGACGCTCGATTTGCATGCCGGGCAAATTCAGGGCTTTTTCGACATACCCACCGATAATCTTTTTGCCGAACCTGTCATCTCCAGGGACGTCATGGACAACTATATCGCCAACGGTCCGGTCGCCGTGGTTTCGCCCGACGTCGGCGGGGTTGTTCGCGCCCGTGCGATCGCCAAACGGATCGACGCACCACTGGCTATTGTCGATAAACGCCGGGATCGCCCCGGCGAGTCGGAGGTCATGAACGTTATCGGAGACGTGCAGGGCAAGTGCTGCTTACTGGTTGATGACATCGTCGATTCAGGCGGTACGCTGTGCAATGCGGCCGATGCCTTGCTGGGAATGGGTGCCACACAAGTATCAGCGTACATCACTCATGGCGTTTTGTCGGGCGGTGCCGTGGCCCGGGTCTCCGGCTCCAATCTGAAGGAGTTGGTCATTACCGATAGCATCGTGACAACCGAGGCGATCAAGACGGCCCACAACATCCGGGTGATCACAGTCGCGGGCCTGCTTGGGGAAGCAATCAACCGGACGGCTTTGGAAAAGTCTGTTTCCAGCCTTTTTTCCTAGCCGCCGCCTCAGTCCAAACGCACAACCCGACGCAGGAAGCGCGTGTCATCAAAAATCAGGCGTACCGTGTCCCCCACACTGAGAGGGTGAGACTGGGAAAACCCTTCGATCAAACGATCAAGGATCATGCCATTGGCGAGCCTGAAGGTGCCGCGCCGCGGGCCGTGCGCGACTATCTGGGTATCGATGATGTAGACCTTACGATCCCAATAAGGGAGCGCATTTGCCTGAGGCTGCGGCCCACATACCGCACCCAGAGCAATCAGAAGAACTGCAAGTCTGAAGCTAAAGGTCCGTACAGCCAGCATTATTCAAACTCCCCGACATCCAAGGGCCAAGAGTAGTCCAAGTTACAAAGCTAGAAAAGCAGACGGGCAACAACACCGGCAAAACCGCAAAGAGCAATGGTCGTCAGCAGCTGCACCCGTAAACCAAACAGAAGCACAGCAGCGAGGCTCACTATTGCAAGCGCAAGAGCATTGAGAGTGCTCAAGTCAGGTGCAGGCAAGCTCATCGGCCCGAACGATACCGTCGCAACCTCTGCGAACAGGACTTGCAAGGCAAACCAAACGCCCAGTGATGCGATGACGCCAACCACAGCAGACGTGACCCCGCGGAGGGCATTCTTAAGCCAGACAATCTCCCGTGAACGCTCAACAAAGGGCGCACCAAGAAAAATCCAGACGAAACACGGCATGAATGTCACCCATAGGGTCACACATGCGCCAAGTAGTCCGGCAAGGACGGGGTCAATGGCTAAACCTGCATTTGCGGCAGAGACAAAGCCGACGAAAACCAACACGAGGATCAAGGGTCCGGGCGTCGTTTCGGCGAGACCCAGCCCGGTGACCATTTCAGCCGTCGACAACCAAGCAAAATCCTGCACCACGACCTGTGTGATGTAGGCAAGCACGGCGTACGCACCGCCAAAGGTAATGATAGCTGTCCACGAGAAGAACAAGGCCTGTTGCGCCCAGATGGACTGAGCGCCCGCAAGGGCGACCAAACCCAAAACAGGAGCAAGCCATAAGCCTGCGCAAATCGCCGCCGCACGCATCGACGCCGCTTGCTGATCCTTTTCAACCGCAGGTGAAACGCCCTTGCCTTGAGGTTCGCCACGCCCCCAAACCGCGACCCCCAAACCGGCAGCCAAAGCGATAACGAGTGGAAACGGCAAGTCGAAGACGTACAAGCCGATAAAAGCGGCAACAGCTAAGGCAACGGAGAGTGGAGACGTCAGAGTTTTCTGCGACAGTTTCAAAAGCGCTTGGACGACAAGAACCAGAACAGCCGACTGAAGCCCAAAAAGCAGACCTTCAACGGCAGGGACATCGCTAAGCGTGATGTAGAGCGTAGCCAAGGCCACAAGCACAAAGAAACCCGGCAGGACAAACAAGGCGCCCGCGACCAAGCCGCCCCGCACCCCGCCAGTCAGCCAACCGATATAGGTTGCGAGCTGCATAGCCTCTGGGCCAGGCAAAACCATGCAGTAATTCAAGGCATGCAGGAAACGCTCATCATTGAGCCACTTCTTTTCGTCAACGATGACACGATGCATCAAAGCGATCTGCGCGGCGGGCCCTCCAAACGAGAGCAAGCCCACACGCGCAAAGGTGCGGGTGATCTCGCTCGTGGTGATGTTGGGAACTTCGGGAGTACTTACCGTTGCATCAGTCATGGCTGGGCTCCCATCGCGGGGTGGAGGGCCCGGTGGGCAGCCCTGCCGACTTCCATGCCGTCAACCCACCTTCAAGGTACATCGCGTCGAAGCCAAGACAACGCGCAACTATGCAGGCGGACTGGCTCACTGAATGGCCGTAGACACACACCATGACAAGCGGATGAAGGAAGCTTCGCGATCCCCGCAGCTGCGATAGCCTTGCGGGGATCAACCAGGGTGGAAGCCACTCAGCGCCAGAAATCGTGTCAGGTTCGCGTTGGTATGCCGTCTCGCGCCGAACATCAAAAATTAAGGCACGCTCAGAGGGCAGCTGAAACAAGGCCGGCACCGAGATCGCAGTGGCGGTGTTGGACACCACTCGAGATTTAATGGACAAGGCCATTCTCCTCAAACACCAAAGAGGAGCGGCACTTGGGTTCGGTGGAACCACATTGGGGCGGCCACTGGAGGCCCCATTGCTAGCGGGGCTATACGTAAGGCCCGACGATGGCAAGGCGTTGCATCGAAGGGCAAACGGCGATATGCACTGCCGTCCGCGCCAGACACCCCTGGAGGCAAGCGCGGTGAGCACGCCGGACTACCCGGCAGTTTTTATTGCATTTCTGGAGATATGCTATGCGTGAGAGCTACGAATTGGCTGGCACGCGGCGCGAACGGGTCGGCAAGGGAGCCGCCCGTGCATTGCGACGCGAGGCTCAGCTACCAGCCGTCATTTACGGTGACAAGAAAGACCCGATTCCCGTTGCCCTGCCCTATAAGGAAGTGAATCTGCTGATACATGGCGGCGGCTTCATGACCACGGTCGGGACCATCAATGTTGATGGAGAGCAGCATCAGGTTATCGCCAAGGATTATCAACTTGATCCAGTCCGCGATTTCCCGATGCATGTCGATTTCCTGCGGGTTGCCAAGGGCGCCGTGCTAACCGTCAATGTTCCGGTGCACTTTCTCAATGAAGAAACCAGCGTTGGGCTCAAAGCTGGCGGTGTGCTGAACGTTGTCCGCCACGAGGTGGAGCTCAACTGTCCTGCAAACGCGATTCCCGAGTTCCTTGAGCTTGACCTCGAAACGGCTGAGCTAGGCGATACGCTGAACATCTCGAACATCACTTTGCCTGACGGTGCCGAACCAACCATCACCGACCGCGATTTCGTGATCGCAACCATTGCTTCGCCGGCTGGCCTGAAGAGCGAGGACGATGACGCTGAAGGCGCCGAAGATGACGGCGCCGAAGCCTCTGAGGATAGCGCTGAAGAGTAAGCGGCGCCCATTGCTTCTCTGCCTGTAAGGGCGTTGGAGACAATCCGATGCAGGTAATCGTCGGTCTTGGTAACCCTGGCGCTCAATACGCGCGCAACCGCCACAATATCGGCTTTATGGCAGTCGACTCGATTCATGAGCGTCACGGCTTTTCGCCGTGGCGTTCACGTTTCTCCGCCGAAACCGCCGAAGGGCGGATTGGCAGCCAAAAAGTGCTCCTGCTTAAGCCGACGACTTTTATGAACCTGTCCGGTCAGGCGGTGGGAGAGGCGCTGCGCTTTTACAAGCTCGACCCTTCCGACGTTAGCGTGGTTCACGACGAACTGGACCTCGATCAAGGCCGCACACGCATCAAGCGCGGCGGTGGCCATGGTGGGCACAACGGTCTCAAGAGCCTCGACACACATATTGGCAAGGACTATCGCCGTGTTCGCTTGGGCATTGGTCATCCCGGCCACAAAGATCTTGTGTCAGGCTACGTGCTTAAGGACTTCCCAAAGGCGGACGAACAATGGGTCGAAGCGCTGTGCGACGAGCTCGCGCGATCAACAGACTTACTCATCGAGGGTAAGGATAGCGATCTCAACAGCCGCTTGAACGAGGCGACTGTATCGTTTCGTCAGAGCACGCCGAACGATGCAAAGGTTGCTCAGAAGACTGCCGCAGCGAAAGGGCGCTCGCACATCCGCCAGGCGCGCGTGCCGAGCGCCAACACACCTCAATCGAAGGTCCCTGAAAAAGGGCCCATGGCCGACATGCTGAGAACGCTGTTTGGCACCAAAGACTAAGAACGGACCATTGCGATGGGTTTTAAATGCGGCATCGTTGGCCTGCCCAATGTCGGCAAGTCCACACTGTTTAACGCGCTGACGAAAACCGCTGCGGCGCAGGCGGCAAATTACCCCTTCTGCACCATCGAGCCGAATACTGGCGACGTCGCTGTGCCAGACCCACGGCTCGCGGAGATTTCGATCATCGCGCAGTCAAAAGAAGTGATTCCGACCCGGATAACATTTGTCGATATCGCGGGCCTTGTGCGTGGTGCAGCTTCCGGCGAGGGATTGGGCAACCAGTTTCTCGCCAACATCCGGGAAGTCGATGCCATCGTGCATGTGGTCCGGTGCTTCGAAGATGACGACATCACCCATGTCGATGGAAAGATCGATCCGCTAGCCGACATCGAGACCATCGAAACCGAGCTGATGCTCGCCGATCTCGAAAGCCTCGAAAAGCGTGTGATAAACACACGCAAAAAGGCCTCCGGCAAGGACAAAGAAGCGTTGGTTGTGCTTCCCATCATGGAGGCGGCGCTCACCATGCTTCAACAGGGCAAGCCGGCACGGATGGTCGAACGGACGCCGGAAGATGAGAAAGCGTTTCGCGGCCTGAACCTCCTGACATCCAAGCCGATCCTCTATGTCTGTAATGTTGAGGAAGACGCAGCCGGAGATGGCAACGCATACTCCGCTAAAGTCCAGGACCATGCTGCGGCGACGGGCGCGCGCGCCGTGGTGATCTCAGCAGCCATCGAGGCGGAGGTCGCGGTTCTGCCAACCGATGAACAAGCCGAGTTTTTGGAAACACTGGGGCTTAACGAAGCGGGTCTCGATCGCCTCATTCGGGAGGGATATGCCCTGCTGGGTCTTGTCACCTATTTCACCGCGGGACCCAAGGAGACGCGCGCTTGGACCGTTACCACGGGTACCAAGGCGCCGCAGGCAGCCGGTGTCATCCACACGGATTTTGAGCGTGGCTTCATCCGCGCCCAAACCATTGCCTTCGATGACTATATCTCCCTGAAGGGCGAAGCGGCCGCAAAAGAGGCTGGCAAGGCGCGTGATGAAGGCAAGGAGTATGTCGTCCAAGACGGCGACGTGCTTCTGTTCAAGTTCAACACATGACATTCATCTGGCAGGCGTCTCGAAGCGCACTACCTATTTCGCGGTCACCCGCCGGAAAAGGAAATCGCCATGCGCCCGTTTGTAGC from Pseudomonadota bacterium includes the following:
- the proC gene encoding pyrroline-5-carboxylate reductase, with protein sequence MTGGAGSSAHSIQPIMVIGAGKMGSAMVDGWLARGYRAGEITLVDPIFAQGGGTWIDKGVDVCVSVESAGIKKPSIILLAVKPQIMASALASVKALDRDNLVVVSIAAGVRSSTLRAALPRSTVVRAMPNTPSAVGEGITACFASSASSAERERVAALMQAVGSVVWVDAEALMDAVTALSGSGPAYVFHLVEAMASAGEKLGLPANTAMTLARQTVVGAGALLSASDEDAATLRENVTSPGGTTQAGLQVLRDSGALADLLAATVQAAADRSAELASSE
- a CDS encoding YbjN domain-containing protein gives rise to the protein MSLADLELDRLVHPVDVVEQLASLNEWAFERSSDHEITISVEGSWSPYHVSFSWMEENEALHLACGFDLKVPTTRLAEVTKLLALVNEQLWLGHFDLWREQSAIIFRATLLLSGGADANSQQCACMLEAAVDTCERYYEAFQYVVWAGKNAQDALSDALFETAGEA
- a CDS encoding accessory factor UbiK family protein; amino-acid sequence: MTGPNNRLLDDLGRLMTDAAGLADGVRREVETVARGQMERALATMDLAREEDIETLRDMLTTLREENVELAKRVDALEAKLSEKAG
- the lgt gene encoding prolipoprotein diacylglyceryl transferase, translating into MSLTTLPAIAFPVIDPVLIQIGPLAIRWYALAYIAGLVGGWWYVRRLVRRPSLWAKSAAPYTPADIDDFLTWATLGVIIGGRLGYVLFYEPDRFLAEPAAILYVWQGGMAFHGGLLGVIVAMIAFAHNRGQSALSLFDVIGAAAPIGLFFGRIANFINAELWGRPTDLPWGMVFPTADEQPRHPSQLYQAFGEGLVLFAICAVAIALGGLKKPGLVGGLFTAGYGSARFLAEYVRAFDPQIGLLFGVLTMGQLLSLPMIAVGLLMIASAQRRTSHEPA
- a CDS encoding SAM-dependent methyltransferase, which encodes MNPLDALISTEIETTGPITVGRYMQLCLSHPKYGYYTSKQPLGAQGDFTTAPEISQLFGELVGVWLVTVWRALGQPSPFALVELGPGRGTLMADILRAVAVDRAFTDGCKVHLVELSKPLRDLQSKTLQSSSIAPTFHSDIASLPKLPTLFVANEFFDALPTNQWVRTDRGWNARKIGLDADNKLTFGVDPTPLPAPPKLIRENAALGTIVEHSPAQDTIMGMMADRIVRYGGAALITDYGSLSTGFGDTLQAVRMHRPADPLDDPGASDLTTQTDFGHLRSKAIDAGVRTTAWSAQGDFLIAMGLLERAGVLGANAGPEERDAISAAVERLASDAAMGKLFKAMALASKEIHLPGLIVVND
- the pgeF gene encoding peptidoglycan editing factor PgeF — protein: MNATPPYLTAPTFEPIQGVRHAFFTRQGGVSDGLYASLNGGIGSNDRRSKVLENRERMKAALGGEALLTVYQHHSTTSIRTAAAWEAGCAPRADAIVTAKPGLVVCALAADCGPVLFADPHAKVVAAAHAGWKGALDGVLEATLEAMEAEGATRDRIIAVLGPCISRNAYEVGPEFKARFVSANIANDRFFEPSQRANHSMFDLPAYILARLQAAGVAASTLDRCTYGEPDLFYSYRRSTHQREPDYGRLVSAIMLT
- a CDS encoding ribose-phosphate pyrophosphokinase; translated protein: MKLVSGNSNLPLSHAIANYLDASLCKADVRRFADLEIFVEIEENVRGEDVFVLQSTSFPANDNLMELLILIDALRRSSAKRITAVIPYFGYARQDRRTAGRTPISAKLVANLITEAGADRVLTLDLHAGQIQGFFDIPTDNLFAEPVISRDVMDNYIANGPVAVVSPDVGGVVRARAIAKRIDAPLAIVDKRRDRPGESEVMNVIGDVQGKCCLLVDDIVDSGGTLCNAADALLGMGATQVSAYITHGVLSGGAVARVSGSNLKELVITDSIVTTEAIKTAHNIRVITVAGLLGEAINRTALEKSVSSLFS
- the chrA gene encoding chromate efflux transporter; translation: MTDATVSTPEVPNITTSEITRTFARVGLLSFGGPAAQIALMHRVIVDEKKWLNDERFLHALNYCMVLPGPEAMQLATYIGWLTGGVRGGLVAGALFVLPGFFVLVALATLYITLSDVPAVEGLLFGLQSAVLVLVVQALLKLSQKTLTSPLSVALAVAAFIGLYVFDLPFPLVIALAAGLGVAVWGRGEPQGKGVSPAVEKDQQAASMRAAAICAGLWLAPVLGLVALAGAQSIWAQQALFFSWTAIITFGGAYAVLAYITQVVVQDFAWLSTAEMVTGLGLAETTPGPLILVLVFVGFVSAANAGLAIDPVLAGLLGACVTLWVTFMPCFVWIFLGAPFVERSREIVWLKNALRGVTSAVVGVIASLGVWFALQVLFAEVATVSFGPMSLPAPDLSTLNALALAIVSLAAVLLFGLRVQLLTTIALCGFAGVVARLLF
- a CDS encoding 50S ribosomal protein L25/general stress protein Ctc, yielding MRESYELAGTRRERVGKGAARALRREAQLPAVIYGDKKDPIPVALPYKEVNLLIHGGGFMTTVGTINVDGEQHQVIAKDYQLDPVRDFPMHVDFLRVAKGAVLTVNVPVHFLNEETSVGLKAGGVLNVVRHEVELNCPANAIPEFLELDLETAELGDTLNISNITLPDGAEPTITDRDFVIATIASPAGLKSEDDDAEGAEDDGAEASEDSAEE
- the pth gene encoding aminoacyl-tRNA hydrolase, which encodes MQVIVGLGNPGAQYARNRHNIGFMAVDSIHERHGFSPWRSRFSAETAEGRIGSQKVLLLKPTTFMNLSGQAVGEALRFYKLDPSDVSVVHDELDLDQGRTRIKRGGGHGGHNGLKSLDTHIGKDYRRVRLGIGHPGHKDLVSGYVLKDFPKADEQWVEALCDELARSTDLLIEGKDSDLNSRLNEATVSFRQSTPNDAKVAQKTAAAKGRSHIRQARVPSANTPQSKVPEKGPMADMLRTLFGTKD
- the ychF gene encoding redox-regulated ATPase YchF, whose amino-acid sequence is MGFKCGIVGLPNVGKSTLFNALTKTAAAQAANYPFCTIEPNTGDVAVPDPRLAEISIIAQSKEVIPTRITFVDIAGLVRGAASGEGLGNQFLANIREVDAIVHVVRCFEDDDITHVDGKIDPLADIETIETELMLADLESLEKRVINTRKKASGKDKEALVVLPIMEAALTMLQQGKPARMVERTPEDEKAFRGLNLLTSKPILYVCNVEEDAAGDGNAYSAKVQDHAAATGARAVVISAAIEAEVAVLPTDEQAEFLETLGLNEAGLDRLIREGYALLGLVTYFTAGPKETRAWTVTTGTKAPQAAGVIHTDFERGFIRAQTIAFDDYISLKGEAAAKEAGKARDEGKEYVVQDGDVLLFKFNT